One Glycine max cultivar Williams 82 chromosome 6, Glycine_max_v4.0, whole genome shotgun sequence DNA segment encodes these proteins:
- the LOC113001965 gene encoding auxin-induced protein X15, producing the protein MGFRLPGIRKASNAVDAPKGYLAVYVGEKMKRFVIPVSYMNQPSFQDLLNQAEEEFGYDHPMGGLTIPCSEEVFQRITCCLN; encoded by the coding sequence ATGGGTTTTCGTTTACCTGGTATCAGAAAGGCATCAAATGCGGTGGATGCGCCAAAAGGCTATCTTGCAGTCTATGTCGGGGAGAAAATGAAGCGGTTTGTGATTCCCGTATCATACATGAACCAACCTTCATTCCAGGACTTGTTGAATCAAGCGGAGGAAGAGTTTGGATATGATCATCCCATGGGTGGCCTCACAATTCCTTGCAGTGAAGAGGTCTTCCAACGTATAACATGTTGCTTGAATTGA